Proteins encoded together in one Falco biarmicus isolate bFalBia1 chromosome 4, bFalBia1.pri, whole genome shotgun sequence window:
- the IL21R gene encoding interleukin-21 receptor isoform X1 produces MRNKLWLQSISFFLLFQCTTRCENLTCFVDYVQTLSCILRNDLGASLFNLTATWVPEEDPENTVAACSLLQLSRNSSHTQYMCTVDMTELPADTKVQVDATETADRQRMISKGFFMAENIKPQPPFNLTAVFSEGYNISWETIYQNSPFYFLNEELEYQLRYKRRTDTWETQKTKAVHEDKRTLVILPWEFQANTEYEFQVRARPREDTGYHGFWSEWSPPLTLKTSPAAVTQTASMGWMLLFGVVVAITVSITTFLAKQRSLWKKMTCIPDPAPFFKPLYLVHNGDFKKWVGASHTKMTLNFFEWGIVLPEVLEVYTVHPSNSTSQEELRELKKDLPCKPCVSCLTTPGQDSQSLLSSTNSSSVTQDQSYGHLSIDTVTVADEFTPCNCPCNCNRVYRGHEHTGEEDNSAGETGYPRVNVDDEDRRTSSGLHLADLSMQDRILASGSVSTDHLGSASVPAHQQVEGALEGGVGSILEALCLQPDQWDLENAGSLPSPDGESVSYSEGSYDFFPHIARPGDSYPMICVDLDTIDSGFVDSDCGSPVDCEFEQNSPLEREGEDFPRSYVKQWVSCRSDSPVSGTQTN; encoded by the exons ATGAGGAACAAACTGTGGCTCCAGagtatttccttcttccttttattcCAGTGCA CTACGCGTTGTGAAAACCTCACTTGTTTTGTGGACTATGTACAGACCCTGTCCTGCATCCTGAGGAATGACTTGGGTGCCAGTTTGTTTAACCTCACTGCAACATG GGTTCCCGAGGAAGATCCAGAAAATACTGTGGCTGCCTGCAGTCTCCTGCAGTTGTCTAGGAACAGCAGTCACACCCAGTACATGTGCACTGTGGACATGACTGAACTCCCGGCAGATACAAAGGTGCAGGTGGATGCTACAGAGACAGCTGATAGGCAACGCATGATTTCCAAAGGCTTTTTTATGGCAGAGAACA TCAAACCACAGCCCCCGTTCAATCTGACTGCTGTGTTCTCAGAAGGTTACAATATTTCTTGGGAAACAATCTACCAGAACTCTCCTTTCTACTTTTTGAATGAAGAGCTGGAATATCAGCTGCGTTACAAGAGAAGGACCGACACCTGGGAG ACTCAGAAGACTAAAGCTGTCCATGAAGACAAACGGACACTGGTGATCCTGCCTTGGGAATTCCAGGCGAACACTGAGTATGAGTTCCAAGTGAGAGCCAGACCCCGAGAAGACACTGGCTACCATGGGTTTTGGAGTGAATGGAGTCCTCCACTGACACTGAAAACCAGCCCTGCCG CAGTGACACAGACAGCAAGCATGGGATGGATGCTGCTGTTTGGTGTTGTCGTGGCGATCACTGTCTCAATCACAACCTTTCTGGCCAAACAGCGGAG cttATGGAAGAAGATGACTTGCATCCCAGACCCTGCTCCCTTTTTCAAACCTCTTTACCTGGTACATAATGGAGATTTCAAG AAGTGGGTTGGTGcctcacacacaaaaatgacCCTCAATTTCTTTGAATGGGGAATAGTCCTTCCAGAGGTCCTAGAAGTTTACACCGTGCATCCTTCCAACAGTACCTCACAGGAGGAGCTGCGCGAGCTGAAAAAAGATCTGCCTTGCAAGCCCTGTGTGTCTTGCCTAACTACCCCGGGTCAGGATAGCCAGTCCCTGCTGTCTAGCACGAACAGTAGCAGTGTGACTCAGGACCAGTCATACGGGCACTTGTCCATTGACACTGTGACTGTGGCTGATGAATTTACACCTTGTAACTGCCCGTGCAACTGTAACCGTGTGTACAGAGGACATGAGCATACCGGTGAGGAAGATAACAGTGCTGGAGAAACTGGTTACCCCAGGGTTAACGTTGACGATGAAGACAGAAGGACATCCAGTGGCTTGCACCTGGCTGACCTGAGCATGCAGGACAGAATACTTGCTTCAGGCTCTGTGTCCACAGACCACCTGGGGAGTGCaagtgtcccagcccaccagcaaGTAGAAGGGGCTTTggaaggaggggtggggagCATCCTAGAAGCACTTTGCTTGCAGCCTGATCAGTGGGATTTGGAAAACGCAGGTTCCCTACCTTCTCCTGATGGTGAGAGTGTTTCCTACAGTGAAGGCTCCTATGACTTCTTCCCTCACATTGCAAGGCCCGGTGATAGTTACCCGATGATCTGCGTAGATTTGGACACTATTGACAGTGGCTTTGTGGACTCGGACTGCGGGAGTCCAGTTGACTGTGAATTTGAGCAAAACAGTCCTCTTGAGCGGGAGGGGGAAGACTTTCCACGGAGCTACGTCAAGCAGTGGGTCTCCTGTCGCTCTGACAGCCCTGTCAGTGGGACACAGACAAACTAA
- the IL21R gene encoding interleukin-21 receptor isoform X2, producing MRNKLWLQSISFFLLFQCTTRCENLTCFVDYVQTLSCILRNDLGASLFNLTATWVPEEDPENTVAACSLLQLSRNSSHTQYMCTVDMTELPADTKVQVDATETADRQRMISKGFFMAENIKPQPPFNLTAVFSEGYNISWETIYQNSPFYFLNEELEYQLRYKRRTDTWETQKTKAVHEDKRTLVILPWEFQANTEYEFQVRARPREDTGYHGFWSEWSPPLTLKTSPAVTQTASMGWMLLFGVVVAITVSITTFLAKQRSLWKKMTCIPDPAPFFKPLYLVHNGDFKKWVGASHTKMTLNFFEWGIVLPEVLEVYTVHPSNSTSQEELRELKKDLPCKPCVSCLTTPGQDSQSLLSSTNSSSVTQDQSYGHLSIDTVTVADEFTPCNCPCNCNRVYRGHEHTGEEDNSAGETGYPRVNVDDEDRRTSSGLHLADLSMQDRILASGSVSTDHLGSASVPAHQQVEGALEGGVGSILEALCLQPDQWDLENAGSLPSPDGESVSYSEGSYDFFPHIARPGDSYPMICVDLDTIDSGFVDSDCGSPVDCEFEQNSPLEREGEDFPRSYVKQWVSCRSDSPVSGTQTN from the exons ATGAGGAACAAACTGTGGCTCCAGagtatttccttcttccttttattcCAGTGCA CTACGCGTTGTGAAAACCTCACTTGTTTTGTGGACTATGTACAGACCCTGTCCTGCATCCTGAGGAATGACTTGGGTGCCAGTTTGTTTAACCTCACTGCAACATG GGTTCCCGAGGAAGATCCAGAAAATACTGTGGCTGCCTGCAGTCTCCTGCAGTTGTCTAGGAACAGCAGTCACACCCAGTACATGTGCACTGTGGACATGACTGAACTCCCGGCAGATACAAAGGTGCAGGTGGATGCTACAGAGACAGCTGATAGGCAACGCATGATTTCCAAAGGCTTTTTTATGGCAGAGAACA TCAAACCACAGCCCCCGTTCAATCTGACTGCTGTGTTCTCAGAAGGTTACAATATTTCTTGGGAAACAATCTACCAGAACTCTCCTTTCTACTTTTTGAATGAAGAGCTGGAATATCAGCTGCGTTACAAGAGAAGGACCGACACCTGGGAG ACTCAGAAGACTAAAGCTGTCCATGAAGACAAACGGACACTGGTGATCCTGCCTTGGGAATTCCAGGCGAACACTGAGTATGAGTTCCAAGTGAGAGCCAGACCCCGAGAAGACACTGGCTACCATGGGTTTTGGAGTGAATGGAGTCCTCCACTGACACTGAAAACCAGCCCTGCCG TGACACAGACAGCAAGCATGGGATGGATGCTGCTGTTTGGTGTTGTCGTGGCGATCACTGTCTCAATCACAACCTTTCTGGCCAAACAGCGGAG cttATGGAAGAAGATGACTTGCATCCCAGACCCTGCTCCCTTTTTCAAACCTCTTTACCTGGTACATAATGGAGATTTCAAG AAGTGGGTTGGTGcctcacacacaaaaatgacCCTCAATTTCTTTGAATGGGGAATAGTCCTTCCAGAGGTCCTAGAAGTTTACACCGTGCATCCTTCCAACAGTACCTCACAGGAGGAGCTGCGCGAGCTGAAAAAAGATCTGCCTTGCAAGCCCTGTGTGTCTTGCCTAACTACCCCGGGTCAGGATAGCCAGTCCCTGCTGTCTAGCACGAACAGTAGCAGTGTGACTCAGGACCAGTCATACGGGCACTTGTCCATTGACACTGTGACTGTGGCTGATGAATTTACACCTTGTAACTGCCCGTGCAACTGTAACCGTGTGTACAGAGGACATGAGCATACCGGTGAGGAAGATAACAGTGCTGGAGAAACTGGTTACCCCAGGGTTAACGTTGACGATGAAGACAGAAGGACATCCAGTGGCTTGCACCTGGCTGACCTGAGCATGCAGGACAGAATACTTGCTTCAGGCTCTGTGTCCACAGACCACCTGGGGAGTGCaagtgtcccagcccaccagcaaGTAGAAGGGGCTTTggaaggaggggtggggagCATCCTAGAAGCACTTTGCTTGCAGCCTGATCAGTGGGATTTGGAAAACGCAGGTTCCCTACCTTCTCCTGATGGTGAGAGTGTTTCCTACAGTGAAGGCTCCTATGACTTCTTCCCTCACATTGCAAGGCCCGGTGATAGTTACCCGATGATCTGCGTAGATTTGGACACTATTGACAGTGGCTTTGTGGACTCGGACTGCGGGAGTCCAGTTGACTGTGAATTTGAGCAAAACAGTCCTCTTGAGCGGGAGGGGGAAGACTTTCCACGGAGCTACGTCAAGCAGTGGGTCTCCTGTCGCTCTGACAGCCCTGTCAGTGGGACACAGACAAACTAA
- the IL21R gene encoding interleukin-21 receptor isoform X3 encodes MCTVDMTELPADTKVQVDATETADRQRMISKGFFMAENIKPQPPFNLTAVFSEGYNISWETIYQNSPFYFLNEELEYQLRYKRRTDTWETQKTKAVHEDKRTLVILPWEFQANTEYEFQVRARPREDTGYHGFWSEWSPPLTLKTSPAAVTQTASMGWMLLFGVVVAITVSITTFLAKQRSLWKKMTCIPDPAPFFKPLYLVHNGDFKKWVGASHTKMTLNFFEWGIVLPEVLEVYTVHPSNSTSQEELRELKKDLPCKPCVSCLTTPGQDSQSLLSSTNSSSVTQDQSYGHLSIDTVTVADEFTPCNCPCNCNRVYRGHEHTGEEDNSAGETGYPRVNVDDEDRRTSSGLHLADLSMQDRILASGSVSTDHLGSASVPAHQQVEGALEGGVGSILEALCLQPDQWDLENAGSLPSPDGESVSYSEGSYDFFPHIARPGDSYPMICVDLDTIDSGFVDSDCGSPVDCEFEQNSPLEREGEDFPRSYVKQWVSCRSDSPVSGTQTN; translated from the exons ATGTGCACTGTGGACATGACTGAACTCCCGGCAGATACAAAGGTGCAGGTGGATGCTACAGAGACAGCTGATAGGCAACGCATGATTTCCAAAGGCTTTTTTATGGCAGAGAACA TCAAACCACAGCCCCCGTTCAATCTGACTGCTGTGTTCTCAGAAGGTTACAATATTTCTTGGGAAACAATCTACCAGAACTCTCCTTTCTACTTTTTGAATGAAGAGCTGGAATATCAGCTGCGTTACAAGAGAAGGACCGACACCTGGGAG ACTCAGAAGACTAAAGCTGTCCATGAAGACAAACGGACACTGGTGATCCTGCCTTGGGAATTCCAGGCGAACACTGAGTATGAGTTCCAAGTGAGAGCCAGACCCCGAGAAGACACTGGCTACCATGGGTTTTGGAGTGAATGGAGTCCTCCACTGACACTGAAAACCAGCCCTGCCG CAGTGACACAGACAGCAAGCATGGGATGGATGCTGCTGTTTGGTGTTGTCGTGGCGATCACTGTCTCAATCACAACCTTTCTGGCCAAACAGCGGAG cttATGGAAGAAGATGACTTGCATCCCAGACCCTGCTCCCTTTTTCAAACCTCTTTACCTGGTACATAATGGAGATTTCAAG AAGTGGGTTGGTGcctcacacacaaaaatgacCCTCAATTTCTTTGAATGGGGAATAGTCCTTCCAGAGGTCCTAGAAGTTTACACCGTGCATCCTTCCAACAGTACCTCACAGGAGGAGCTGCGCGAGCTGAAAAAAGATCTGCCTTGCAAGCCCTGTGTGTCTTGCCTAACTACCCCGGGTCAGGATAGCCAGTCCCTGCTGTCTAGCACGAACAGTAGCAGTGTGACTCAGGACCAGTCATACGGGCACTTGTCCATTGACACTGTGACTGTGGCTGATGAATTTACACCTTGTAACTGCCCGTGCAACTGTAACCGTGTGTACAGAGGACATGAGCATACCGGTGAGGAAGATAACAGTGCTGGAGAAACTGGTTACCCCAGGGTTAACGTTGACGATGAAGACAGAAGGACATCCAGTGGCTTGCACCTGGCTGACCTGAGCATGCAGGACAGAATACTTGCTTCAGGCTCTGTGTCCACAGACCACCTGGGGAGTGCaagtgtcccagcccaccagcaaGTAGAAGGGGCTTTggaaggaggggtggggagCATCCTAGAAGCACTTTGCTTGCAGCCTGATCAGTGGGATTTGGAAAACGCAGGTTCCCTACCTTCTCCTGATGGTGAGAGTGTTTCCTACAGTGAAGGCTCCTATGACTTCTTCCCTCACATTGCAAGGCCCGGTGATAGTTACCCGATGATCTGCGTAGATTTGGACACTATTGACAGTGGCTTTGTGGACTCGGACTGCGGGAGTCCAGTTGACTGTGAATTTGAGCAAAACAGTCCTCTTGAGCGGGAGGGGGAAGACTTTCCACGGAGCTACGTCAAGCAGTGGGTCTCCTGTCGCTCTGACAGCCCTGTCAGTGGGACACAGACAAACTAA